Sequence from the Nitrincola iocasae genome:
CGATGCCTGAGCACGGTGCGCCGTGCCGAAAGCATCCATGACAAAGATGTCACAGAGTGACGCCATGGTTTTTGCCAAAACTTCGTCGTCTTTTTTCTCGCCGACATTAAAACGTACGTTTTCCAGTATTACCAGATCACCCTCGGCAACGTCAAACGGCGTATCCAGCCAATGACTGATCAGCGGCACGGGGCGCTTAAGTAAAGTGGACAGATGTTCGGCAACCGGACCCAATGAATACTTTGCGTCATACTCGCCTTCAGTAGGGCGCCCCAGATGAGACATGACCATGACCTTGGCACCCGCTTTCAGCGCCAGCTCAATCGTTGGTAATGATGCACGGATACGCGCATCCGAGGTTACCTTTCCATCCTTAACCGGTACGTTCAGATCTTCACGAATCAGCACCCGTTTACCGGACAGATTCAGGTTTGTCATTTTCTGAATGCTCATAGGGATAGTTCCTTGTTAGTTTTCAATCAAAAATTTTCCTAAGCCTTAGCCAGTGATCTGTGACATCCAGCATACGATTGGCATAGCCCCATTCATTATCAAACCAGCAGATCATCTTCAGCAACCGCTGCCCCGAAACCCGCGTTTGGGTGCCATCGATAATCACAGAGCGAGGGTCCCGGTTAAAATCTACCGAGGCATGAGCTTCTTCGGTATAACCCATCAACTGCTGCAACGGCCCTTGGCAAGAGCTGGCTTGCATCAAGCGGTTGACCGCTTGAGCTGACGCATCACTGGCCAGATTGATAGACAAATCCATCAGCGACACATTGATCGTCGGCACCCGTAGATGCAAGCACTCAAAGCGACCGGCTAAATGCGGCAAGAGTCGGTCGATTCCCTTACTCAAGCCGGTATCAACCGGAATAATCGACTGCAGAGCGCTACGTGTGAGTCGAAGATCAGTACGGTGATAACTGTCAATGACCGGCTGATCATTCATGGCGGAATGCACCGTAGTGGTCACGCCATTGACAATACCAAACTGCCGGTCAAGTAAATCCAATACAGGTACGAGACAATTCGTGGTACAGGATGCCGCCGAGGCTACCCGATGCTCCGCCTGTAATTGCTGATGGTTAAACCCGAAGATTACCGTCGCATCAATATCAGTCGACGCAGGATTGGAAAACAGCAGACGCTGAGCACCACTATCAAGGTGTTTTTGTGCCTGGGCAAGATTAGAAAAGCTACCGGAACAGTCCATGACCAGATCCACATCTAATTCAGCCCAGGGCAATTGCTGTGGGTCCTCAATGCTCAGCACCCGAATTTTATCGCCGTTAATTAATAGATGTTGACCGTCATGGCTGACTGGCAAAGGAAAGCGCCCGTGGGTGGTGTCATAGCGAGTCAGATACGTGAGTGTTTCTATATCCGACAACTCATTTAACGCCACCACCTGCAACTGATGCTGCAGACCCCGTTCATACAGGGCACGCAACACACTCTGACCTATGCGGCCATAGCCATTAATGGCAATGCGGTAACTCATAGCGTGTTGCGCATCCTTTCTTTAGGTTAACGGGCCAGCTTACAGCAGTTCACGGGCTGTATTGACGACATTTTCAGTGGTAAAGCCGAAATATTCAAACAAGGCACCGGCTGGCGCAGACTCACCGAAGCTGCGCATCCCGACTATGGCACCGTTCAAACCGACATACTTGAACCAGAAATCCGCCTGAGCGGCTTCTACGGCTACGCGCGCGGTTACAGCCGCAGGCAATACCGCTTCACGGTAATTCGCATCCTGTTTGTCAAATCGCTCAGTACAAGGCATAGATACCACCCGCACCCGTCGGCCTTCTGCCGTCAGGGTTTCAGCCGCACTAACAGTCAAGGCCACTTCAGATCCAGTTGCCATCAGTATGATCTCTGGCGTGCCTTCGCAATCTGTCAGCACATAAGCGCCGCGAGCAACAGCAGCGACCTGCTCATTACTGCGTGGTTGATGTGGCAGGTTCTGACGCGAAAAGATCAACGCACTGGGTCCATCCGTCCGCATCACCGCAGACTTCCAGCTAACCGCAGACTCCACAGCATCACAAGGACGCCAGGTTTCCATATTCGGGGTATGACGTAGGTTAGAAATTTGCTCAACCGGCTGATGCGTCGGGCCGTCTTCACCCAGACCAATAGAGTCATGTGTATAGACAAAAATCACCCGCTGCTTCATCAATGAGGCCATCCGCACGGCATTGCGCGCATACTCCATAAACACCAGGAAGGTCGCACCATAAGGAATGAACCCACCATGCAGCGCAATACCGTTCATCATCGCGCTCATGCCGAACTCACGCACGCCGTAGTACATATAATTACCACTGGCATCTTCACGGTTGACACCCTTGGCTCCTGACCAAAGCGTCAGGTTCGAGCCTGCCAGATCCGCCGAGCCGCCCAGAAATTCGGGGAGTATAGGTCCCAGGGCATTCAGCGCATTCTGGGAGGCCTTGCGTGACGCAATGGTATCGCCTTTTGCAGCCACCTCAGCAATCCATGCATCTACCTGCTGCTCAAAATTATCCGGCAGATCGCCTGCTAGACGACGCACTAGTTCAGCAGCTAACTCTGGATACGCGCTCTGATAAGCCGCCAGTCGATCATTCCACTCATTTTCTGCATACTGACCTGCTTCCAGGGCATTCCAGTCATCGTAAATCTCACCAGGAATCTGGAATGGCAGATGAGGCCACTGTAACTGTTCACGTGCCAGCAGTATTTCGTCATCACCCAGTGGCGCACCGTGGCAATCTTCCTTGCCCTGTTTATTCGGTGAACCAAAACCGATAATGGTTTTGCAGCAGATCAAGGTAGGCTGCTGGGTATTTTCGCGCGCCTGTTCAATCGCCTCACGGATCTGATCGGCATCGTGACCATCGATATCCGCAATAACCTGCCAGCCGTAAGCTTCAAAACGTGCCGGGGTGTTATCAGTGAACCAACCCTCAACTTCGCCATCGATAGAGATACCGTTATCATCCCAGAATGCAATCAGCTTACCCAGCCCCAGTGTACCGGCCAGTGAGCAGGCTTCATGCGAGATACCTTCCATCAGACAGCCATCACCCAGAAAAGCATAAGTATGGTGATCAATGATGTCATGGTCATCGCGATTGAATTGAGCGGCCAGCACTTTTT
This genomic interval carries:
- a CDS encoding type I glyceraldehyde-3-phosphate dehydrogenase, giving the protein MSYRIAINGYGRIGQSVLRALYERGLQHQLQVVALNELSDIETLTYLTRYDTTHGRFPLPVSHDGQHLLINGDKIRVLSIEDPQQLPWAELDVDLVMDCSGSFSNLAQAQKHLDSGAQRLLFSNPASTDIDATVIFGFNHQQLQAEHRVASAASCTTNCLVPVLDLLDRQFGIVNGVTTTVHSAMNDQPVIDSYHRTDLRLTRSALQSIIPVDTGLSKGIDRLLPHLAGRFECLHLRVPTINVSLMDLSINLASDASAQAVNRLMQASSCQGPLQQLMGYTEEAHASVDFNRDPRSVIIDGTQTRVSGQRLLKMICWFDNEWGYANRMLDVTDHWLRLRKIFD
- the tkt gene encoding transketolase yields the protein MSSRRELANAIRALSMDAVQKAKSGHPGAPMGMADIAEVLWNDFMKHNPANPYWFDRDRFVLSNGHGSMLIYSLLHLTGYDVSIEDLKNFRQLHSKTAGHPEYSYCPGVETTTGPLGQGITNAVGMALAEKVLAAQFNRDDHDIIDHHTYAFLGDGCLMEGISHEACSLAGTLGLGKLIAFWDDNGISIDGEVEGWFTDNTPARFEAYGWQVIADIDGHDADQIREAIEQARENTQQPTLICCKTIIGFGSPNKQGKEDCHGAPLGDDEILLAREQLQWPHLPFQIPGEIYDDWNALEAGQYAENEWNDRLAAYQSAYPELAAELVRRLAGDLPDNFEQQVDAWIAEVAAKGDTIASRKASQNALNALGPILPEFLGGSADLAGSNLTLWSGAKGVNREDASGNYMYYGVREFGMSAMMNGIALHGGFIPYGATFLVFMEYARNAVRMASLMKQRVIFVYTHDSIGLGEDGPTHQPVEQISNLRHTPNMETWRPCDAVESAVSWKSAVMRTDGPSALIFSRQNLPHQPRSNEQVAAVARGAYVLTDCEGTPEIILMATGSEVALTVSAAETLTAEGRRVRVVSMPCTERFDKQDANYREAVLPAAVTARVAVEAAQADFWFKYVGLNGAIVGMRSFGESAPAGALFEYFGFTTENVVNTARELL